From a region of the Podarcis muralis chromosome 16, rPodMur119.hap1.1, whole genome shotgun sequence genome:
- the CDCA5 gene encoding sororin, translating into MAGGGRAGARRARSAGEARAGAVNADAASPSRRRRSERIASPSAQPVSQGKPSPVASKVPGGKLTSGPFAMRPVTVKKIMPRNRQIKETALIPRRSPRNSLKEDKENIPLRTTEVESNAKVELKPSPLHSSLHPEAEALPAGTDLLLPVSADDEQELARPKRVRRSYSRLENPLSYSFLGRRQESPSSGLSDTSTPTHGPVKRQTLFGFDKLLVPGELANISPVNTAVPQKSTVAEPGAINERDTDIPGISFVREKRRKKKMPQFDVSQLDEWAAQMNAEFEEAERFDLLVE; encoded by the exons ATGGCGGGAGGAGGCCGCGCAGGGGCCAGGAGGGCTCGCTCCGCTGGGGAAGCCCGGGCAG GTGCTGTTAATGCTGATGCTGCTTCTCCCTCGCGGCGGCGCCGGTCGGAGAGGATCGCGTCGCCCTCGGCTCAGCCCGTGTCGCAGGGGAAGCCGAGCCCGGTGGCGAGCAAAGTGCCAGGCGGCAAACTG ACATCTGGACCATTTGCAATGCGGCCGGTCACTGTGAAAAAGATCATGCCACGAAATCGGCAG ATAAAAGAAACAGCCTTAATTCCTCGTCGGAGTCCAAGG AATTCATTAAAAGAAGACAAGGAAAACATTCCTCTGAGAACCACAGAGGTTGAAAGTAATGCCAAGGTGGAACTGAAGCCTTCTCCCCTGCACAGCTCTTTGCATCCTGAGGCCGAGGCCTTACCGGCAGGGACCGACCTCCTGCTCCCAGTCAGTGCTGATGACGAGCAAGAACTGGCCAGGCCAAAAAGAGTACGCCGGTCTTACAGCCGCCTGGAGAACCCCTTAAGCTACAGTTTCCTGGGGAGGCGACAAGAGTCTCCCAGCTCCGGCCTGTCGGACACTTCCACACCTACCCATGGCCCAGTCAAGCGGCAAACTCTTTTTGGCTTTGATAAGCTTCTGGTTCCAGGTGAGCTCGCCAACATCTCTCCTGTGAACACAGCTGTTCCCCAGAAGTCAACAGTGGCAGAGCCTGGAGCCATCAATGAGAGAGACACAGACATCCCAGGTATCTCATTTGTCAGGGAAAAACgaaggaagaagaagatgccACAATTTGAT